A genomic stretch from Scomber scombrus chromosome 8, fScoSco1.1, whole genome shotgun sequence includes:
- the LOC133985120 gene encoding C2 calcium-dependent domain-containing protein 4C: MWVLDKIRGSVETSVLRQGENGDKKGVAPAYSNVLTPDKIPDFFIPPKLVSCPPEPEIPSLKPNEGLQPSTSEQTISSGKKISSPRSPRLVAKIAGDTKNLLRAANRHIIQIESADDVVAGDTNADPQSQTAMSLPYVPKTQTSYGFATLKESPHTRRKESLFHSDISSPITSPNTQRKTQGKSSEGGNHLNPADFNSSHMNPYRYFSGGESDTCSSAESSPFSSPLLSRSASLLKIFTHETQAKVVKAKRTFARHSSLSTDECSSAEPSPNIQRRLHVPSLHGGAGGSDHGLQREHTINLHKGGAVRISANYDSSTSRLLIRVLVAESLYDKHFDIKSINCCVSVYLNPGKLQKQRSNIIKNSRNPVFNEDFFFDSISSVQVKNLSVKFKVVNKGTSLKRDTLLGEREVPLTKLLAGL, encoded by the coding sequence ATGTGGGTTCTGGATAAGATCCGAGGGTCGGTGGAGACTAGTGTGCTGCGACAGGGTGAAAATGGAGACAAGAAAGGCGTTGCACCAGCCTACAGCAACGTCCTCACCCCTGACAAGATCCCTGACTTTTTCATCCCACCGAAGCTGGTCAGCTGCCCTCCAGAGCCCGAGATTCCAAGCTTGAAGCCCAATGAGGGACTGCAGCCGTCCACTTCAGAGCAAACCATTAGCAGTGGGAAGAAGATCAGCAGCCCAAGAAGCCCACGTTTGGTAGCCAAGATCGCTGGGGACACAAAGAACTTGTTGAGAGCGGCAAACCGCCACATCATACAGATAGAGAGCGCTGATGATGTTGTGGCTGGAGACACCAATGCAGATCCCCAGTCACAGACCGCCATGTCCCTACCTTATGTTCCCAAGACCCAAACCTCATATGGCTTTGCGACATTGAAGGAAAGCCCCCATACCCGCCGTAAAGAGTCACTATTCCACAGTGACATTTCCAGCCCCATCACCTCCCCAAACACCCAGAGAAAGACTCAGGGGAAAAGCAGTGAAGGAGGAAATCATCTGAATCCAGCTGACTTCAACTCTTCTCACATGAATCCGTATCGATACTTCAGTGGTGGGGAAAGTGACACCTGCTCCTCAGCTGAGTCCTCTCCCTTCAGCTCTCCTCTGCTATCCCGCTCCGCCTCCCTGCTCAAGATCTTTACCCATGAGACACAGGCAAAGGTGGTGAAAGCCAAGCGGACGTTCGCTCGCCACAGCTCCCTCTCCACTGATGAGTGCAGCTCGGCTGAGCCCAGCCCCAACATTCAGCGACGTCTCCATGTCCCCTCCCTCCATGGCGGTGCAGGAGGGTCAGACCATGGGCTGCAAAGAGAGCACACCATCAACCTGCACAAAGGTGGGGCGGTGAGGATCAGCGCCAACTATGACTCCAGCACCTCCCGCCTGCTCATCCGAGTCCTGGTAGCGGAGAGTCTTTATGACAAGCACTTTGACATCAAGAGCATCAACTGCTGCGTGTCCGTCTACCTGAACCCGGGCAAGCTGCAGAAGCAAAGGAGCAACATCATCAAGAACAGCCGCAACCCTGTCTTCAACGAGGACTTCTTCTTTGACTCGATAAGCTCAGTGCAGGTGAAGAACCTGTCAGTTAAGTTCAAAGTGGTAAACAAAGGCACCAGCCTCAAGAGGGACACACTGCTGGGAGAGCGAGAAGTGCCGCTAACAAAGCTGCTTGCAGGGCTCTAA
- the LOC133984928 gene encoding estradiol 17-beta-dehydrogenase 1-like yields MDRKVVFITGCSSGIGLSLAVRLASNPDKTYKVYATMRNLAKKERLLECVKGLHKDTLDILQMDVTDQQSILDARDRVVEKRVDILVCNAGVGLMGPLEIQSLDSMRCILEVNLLGTIQTIQAFLPEMKVQGQGRILVTGSTGGLHGLPFNEVYCASKFAIEGACESLAVLLQHFNIHVSLIECGPVNTDFLVNLQKAELGDTSLQQVDTQTLSMYEKYLQHCGSVFQNAAQDTEDIVKVFLDSIQSPSPAFRYFTSGSMPPLTKLKITEPDGLQYIRAMSKHIFSAEEQ; encoded by the exons ATGGACAGGAAGGTGGTGTTCATCACTGGGTGCTCCTCTGGGATCGGTCTCAGCCTGGCGGTCCGACTAGCGTCCAACCCGGACAAAACATACAAAG TCTATGCCACCATGAGAAATCTGGCCAAGAAGGAGCGTCTTTTAGAGTGTGTGAAAGGCCTGCACAAGGACACTTTGGATATTCTCCAGATGGATGTGACCGACCAACAGTCCATCCTGGATGCGAGGGACAGGGTTGTGGAGAAACGAGTAGACATCCTGG TGTGTAATGCCGGTGTGGGTTTGATGGGGCCACTGGAGATCCAGTCCTTGGACTCGATGAGATGTATCCTGGAGGTCAACCTCCTGGGCACCATCCAGACTATTCAGGCCTTCCTGCCTGAGATGAAGGTTCAGGGTCAGGGCCGCATCCTGGTCACCGGCAGCACTGGAGGGCTTCACG GTCTACCTTTTAATGAGGTGTACTGTGCCAGTAAATTTGCAATAGAGGGAGCATGTGAGAGTTTGGCAGTCCTCCTGCAACACTTCAACATCCA TGTGAGTCTCATTGAGTGTGGTCCAGTCAACACCGACTTCCTGGTCAACCTGCAGAAGGCGGAGCTCGGGGACACATCTCTCCAACAGGTCGATACTCAAACACTTAGCATGTATGAAAAATACCTGCAGCACTGTGGCTCTGTTTTCCAAAATGCAGCACAGGACACTGAGGACATTGTAAAG GTGTTTCTAGATAGCATCCAGTCACCCAGCCCTGCATTCAGATACTTCACCAGTGGATCCATGCCACCTCTAACCAAACTGAAGATCACAGAACCAGATGGCTTGCAGTACATCAGAGCTAtgagcaaacacattttctcagctGAGGAACAGTAA